The Nycticebus coucang isolate mNycCou1 chromosome 5, mNycCou1.pri, whole genome shotgun sequence genome window below encodes:
- the CERS2 gene encoding ceramide synthase 2 isoform X2, with product MLQTLYDYFWWERLWLPVNLTWADLEDRDGRVYAKASDLYITLPLALLFLIIRYFFELYVATPLAALLNVKEKTRLRAPPNTTLEHFYQTSGKQPKQAEVELLSRQSGLSGRQVERWFRRRRNQDRPSLLKKFREASWRFTFYLIAFIAGMAVIVDKPWFYNMKKVWEGYPIQSTVPSQYWYYMIELSFYWSLLFSIASDVKRKDFKEQIIHHVATIILISFSWFANYIRAGTLIMALHDSSDYLLESAKMFNYAGWKNTCNNIFIVFAIVFIITRLVILPFWILHCTLVYPLELYPPFFGYYFFNSMMGVLQLLHIFWAYLILRMAHKFITGKLVEDERSDREETESSEGEETAAGGGAKSRPLANGHPILNNNHHKND from the exons ATGCTCCAGACCTTGTATGACTATTTCTGGTGGGAACGGCTGTGGCTGCCTGTGAACTTAACCTGGGCTGACCTAGAAGATCGAGATGGACGTGTCTATGCCAAAGCCTCAGACCTTTATATCACACTGCCCCTGGCCCTGCTTTTCCTCATCATCCGATACTTCTTTGAGCT TTATGTTGCTACACCACTGGCCGCCCTCCTGAACGTAAAGGAGAAAACTCGGCTGCGGGCACCTCCCAACACCACCTTGGAACATTTCTACCAGACCAGTGGCAAGCAGCCTAAGCAG GCAGAGGTAGAACTTTTGTCTCGGCAGAGCGGCCTTTCTGGCCGCCAAGTAGAGCGCTGGTTCCGCCGCCGGCGCAACCAAGATCGGCCCAGTCTCCTCAAGAAGTTCCGAGAAGCCAG CTGGAGATTCACATTTTACCTGATTGCCTTCATTGCTGGCATGGCTGTCATTGTGGAT AAACCCTGGTTTTACAACATGAAGAAAGTCTGGGAGGGATATCCCATACAG AGCACTGTCCCTTCCCAGTATTGGTACTACATGATTGAACTTTCTTTCTACTGGTCCCTGCTCTTCAGCATTGCCTCTGATGTCAAGCGGAAG GATTTCAAGGAACAAATCATCCACCATGTTGCCACCATCATCCTCATCAGCTTCTCCTGGTTTGCCAATTACATCCGAGCAGGAACTCTTATCATGGCTCTACATGATTCTTCCGACTACTTGCTAGAG TCAGCCAAGATGTTTAACTACGCGGGATGGAAAAATACCTGCAACAACATCTTCATTGTCTTCGCCATTGTCTTCATCATTACCCGACTGGTCATCCTGCCCTTCTG GATCCTGCATTGCACTCTTGTGTACCCACTGGAGCTCTACCCTCCCTTCTTTGGCTACTACTTCTTCAACTCCATGATGGGAGTGCTACAGCTGCTACATATCTTCTGGGCCTACCTCATTTTGCGCATGGCCCACAAGTTCATAACTGGaaag CTGGTAGAAGATGAACGCAGTGACCGGGAAGAAACAGAGAGCTCAGAGGGGGAGGAGACTGCAGCTGGGGGAGGAGCAAAGAGCCGGCCCCTTGCCAATGGCCATCCCATCCTTAATAACAACCATCATAAAAATGACTGA
- the CERS2 gene encoding ceramide synthase 2 isoform X1 has product MAAGLGRGGPERSGAAGPPAPAGAGWPGASVWPGAPAGARRSLLGSRMLQTLYDYFWWERLWLPVNLTWADLEDRDGRVYAKASDLYITLPLALLFLIIRYFFELYVATPLAALLNVKEKTRLRAPPNTTLEHFYQTSGKQPKQAEVELLSRQSGLSGRQVERWFRRRRNQDRPSLLKKFREASWRFTFYLIAFIAGMAVIVDKPWFYNMKKVWEGYPIQSTVPSQYWYYMIELSFYWSLLFSIASDVKRKDFKEQIIHHVATIILISFSWFANYIRAGTLIMALHDSSDYLLESAKMFNYAGWKNTCNNIFIVFAIVFIITRLVILPFWILHCTLVYPLELYPPFFGYYFFNSMMGVLQLLHIFWAYLILRMAHKFITGKLVEDERSDREETESSEGEETAAGGGAKSRPLANGHPILNNNHHKND; this is encoded by the exons ATGGCGGCCGGCCTGGGCCGGGGCGGGCCGGAGCGCTCGGGAGCGGCCGGGCCCCCAGCGCCGGCCGGGGCAGGCTGGCCTGGCGCCTCGGTGTGGCCAGGAGCGCCGGCCGGAGCCCGCAGAAGCCTCCTGGGCAGCAG GATGCTCCAGACCTTGTATGACTATTTCTGGTGGGAACGGCTGTGGCTGCCTGTGAACTTAACCTGGGCTGACCTAGAAGATCGAGATGGACGTGTCTATGCCAAAGCCTCAGACCTTTATATCACACTGCCCCTGGCCCTGCTTTTCCTCATCATCCGATACTTCTTTGAGCT TTATGTTGCTACACCACTGGCCGCCCTCCTGAACGTAAAGGAGAAAACTCGGCTGCGGGCACCTCCCAACACCACCTTGGAACATTTCTACCAGACCAGTGGCAAGCAGCCTAAGCAG GCAGAGGTAGAACTTTTGTCTCGGCAGAGCGGCCTTTCTGGCCGCCAAGTAGAGCGCTGGTTCCGCCGCCGGCGCAACCAAGATCGGCCCAGTCTCCTCAAGAAGTTCCGAGAAGCCAG CTGGAGATTCACATTTTACCTGATTGCCTTCATTGCTGGCATGGCTGTCATTGTGGAT AAACCCTGGTTTTACAACATGAAGAAAGTCTGGGAGGGATATCCCATACAG AGCACTGTCCCTTCCCAGTATTGGTACTACATGATTGAACTTTCTTTCTACTGGTCCCTGCTCTTCAGCATTGCCTCTGATGTCAAGCGGAAG GATTTCAAGGAACAAATCATCCACCATGTTGCCACCATCATCCTCATCAGCTTCTCCTGGTTTGCCAATTACATCCGAGCAGGAACTCTTATCATGGCTCTACATGATTCTTCCGACTACTTGCTAGAG TCAGCCAAGATGTTTAACTACGCGGGATGGAAAAATACCTGCAACAACATCTTCATTGTCTTCGCCATTGTCTTCATCATTACCCGACTGGTCATCCTGCCCTTCTG GATCCTGCATTGCACTCTTGTGTACCCACTGGAGCTCTACCCTCCCTTCTTTGGCTACTACTTCTTCAACTCCATGATGGGAGTGCTACAGCTGCTACATATCTTCTGGGCCTACCTCATTTTGCGCATGGCCCACAAGTTCATAACTGGaaag CTGGTAGAAGATGAACGCAGTGACCGGGAAGAAACAGAGAGCTCAGAGGGGGAGGAGACTGCAGCTGGGGGAGGAGCAAAGAGCCGGCCCCTTGCCAATGGCCATCCCATCCTTAATAACAACCATCATAAAAATGACTGA